From Salinicola endophyticus:
GACGCAGCGCCTCCAGCCCGTCTTCGGCGCCGGCCAGCGGCGGCCGTCCCTCGCGCCAGCTGGTGACGAAATCGTCGAGTTCACGGCGATAGGCCAAGGCGTAGCGTTCGAGAAAGAAAGCGTGGGGCAGCTCACCGATCTGGCCGGCCGCCCCGGTGAACCGCAGCCGGGTCTCGGTTTCGTTGCGTGCTTCGAGCATGCCCAGGCTGCCGAATGCCTCGATGCGCTGGTCATAGCCGTAGCTGGCACGACGCGAGTTGCTGATATGGCATAGCTGGCCGCTGGCGCTGACCAGGGTGATCATCGCTGTGTCGATATCCCCCGCCGCCCCCAGAGCCGGATCGATCAGGCAGCCGCCTTCGGCGTACACGTCGCGGATGGGCTCGTCGAGCAGCCAGCGCGCCATGTCGAAGTCGTGAATGGTCATGTCGCGAAACAGCCCGCCCGAGGCTGTCACGTAGGCGGGCGGCGGCGGCGACGGGTCGCGACTGATCACGCTCAGGGTCTCCAGCATGCCGATACGCCCGGCGCGGATCTGCCGCCTGAGCGCGGCGAACTGCGGGTCATGGCGCCGGTTGAAGCCCAGCGCGCAGGTCACCGGATGCCGCGCCAATACCTCCAGTGCGGCACGTGTCCGCGGCAGATCCAAGGCGATCGGCTTTTCGCACAGGACCGCCTTGCCGGCACGCGCGGCGCGCTCGAGATAGTCGGCGTGGGTCGGTGTACTCGACGCGATCAGCACCGCATCGATCGCCGGATCCTCGAACAGCGCATCGGTTGGCAATACGCTGCAGCCGTAGCGCTCGGCGAGTGCCTGGGCCGCCGACGCTTGGGCATCGCTCACCGCCGCCAGGGTGACCTCGGGATGCGCGGCAATGGCAGTGGCGTGCACCCTGCCGATCCGTCCCGCGCCGATCAGTGCCAGTCTCATGCATCGCTCCTCGAATACGTTACTCGAATGCGTTTCTCTAACGAGTCCCTCGAATGATGTCGTCGAATGGTCGCCGCGCAACGGGATCACCTCGGCCCGCACGCCCCGGGCGCTGGTCAGCGCTCAGCCGTCGGCCGCCCTGAGTCTGGAGGCGGGAGCGCCGGATCGGCGGGGTCGCGTTGGCGTACCTGACGCATCCCCAGGGCAATGGCCAGGGTCTGGGCCAGGCACAGCGAAGCGCTCAGACCGCGAAAGCTCTTGACCTCGGCCTCCTGCACCACCAGCGCCACGTCGGCGACCCGCGCCAGCGGGCTGAGGCTGGAATCGGTGATCACCACCAGCGGGATGCCGCGCTCGCTGGCGTCATCGGCGGCGCGCCGGCTCTCTTCGGCATAGGGTGAGAAGCTCACCACCAGCAGCGCATCCCGCGCTCCGATCGATTTAACCTGCTCGCCATGCATGCCGCCCAGGCCATCGATCAGCGCCGCGCGCTTGTCGATGTGGTGCAGCGCATAGGTGATATAGCTGGCCACCACGAAACTGCGCCGAGCCCCCAGCGCATACACGATCTCGGCGCCTTCGAGCAGATCCAGCGCGCGCTCCAGATCGGCCGGATCGATACGCCCGGGCAGCGCCTCCAGCACCTGCCGATTGGCCTCGGCGAATTCCCACAGCAGTTGCGTGCTGTCAGGCGTTTCACCGGTGGCCACGCGTACCGCACGGATACGCTCGGCGTAATTGGGCAGCTCGTTGACCAGGCGGGCGCGAAACAGCTCCTGCATCTCCGAGAACCCGGTGAAACCGAAGCTGTTGGCGAAGCGAATCAGCGTCGAAGGGGTGACGCCGGCCTGTTCGGCCAGCTTGGCCACCGTGGCGAAGGCCACCTCGCGAGGATTGTCGAGCAGAAAGCGCGCTGTCTGCTGCAGGCGACGGCTGAGGGAGGCGTAGACCTCGGTGATCTGGCGCTCCAGCGCCGCGAAATCCTCGATGGGCATGCAATGAACCTTTACTGGATGGGCAATCGACGCGGTGATCCGGGTGATCAACTCTCGATGCAACGAGCCTAAGAGGATTGGAATAAAAATTCCACACATACCAAAGTATAGAATAAATAATTTGTAATCTCTTAAAAATGGAATTTATATTTCATACCACGGTTCGACCGGAACAGCAGCCGTGCTTCTCGACCGCGACTCGACGCCCGCCCCTTATCGCGACTCGGCGTCAGACAACGACAACGTGACACACGCCAAGAGGATTCATCATGCGACGCCGTAACCGCTTCGATCTCTCACCGGCCGGCGGCAAGCGCCTCGCCGCCGTACTCGTCACCGCCCTGGGCCTGCTCGTCAGCGGGCTGACCCATGCCGAGGGCCACCGCTTCGTCATGGTCACCCATGGCGTGCCTTCGGACCCATTCTGGACCGTGGTCAAGAACGGCGCCGATGCCGCTGCCCGTACGCTGGGTGACACCCTGGAGTACCGCGCTCCCTCGACCTTCGACATGGCCAAGATGCAGCAACTGGCCGAGGCCGCCATCGCCTCCGACCCGGACGGTCTGATCCTCTCTTTCACCGACGAAAGCGCCCTGGGCAAGGTGGTGCAGAATGCCACCGATCGCGGTATTCCGGTCATCACCATCAACTCCGGCGGTGACGCCGCGGCCAAGTACGGCGCCCTGCTCCACGTCGGCCAGAGCGAGTACGCAGCGGGCAAGGCCGCCGCCGAGCGCATGCGCAAGATGGGGGTCGAGAAAGGACTGTGCGTCAATCACGAGCAGGGCAACCAGGGCCTCGATCAGCGCTGCGACGGCTTCATCGACGGCTTCGACGGCAACGCCGAGCAGCTCGCCACCTCCTACGATCCGACCGAAATTCGTAACGCCATCGTCGCCTATCTCAACCAGCACCGCGATATCAAGGGCGTGCTGACACTGGGCGCGATCACCGCCGGGCCGCTGATCCAGGCCATGCGCGACGAAGGCGCCACCGGCAAGTTGACCCTGGCCACCTTCGACCTCTCACCCGCTATCCTGCTCGCACTGCAGCAGGGCGCGCTGGATTTCGCCATCGACCAGCAGCAGTACCTGCAGGGCTATCTGCCCGTGGTCTTCCTCGACCAGTACGTCGAGCACGGCCTGCTGCCGGCGGATGACGTGGCGACCGGCCCCGGCTTCGTCACCAAGGAGAACGCTGCCCGGGTGATGGAATTGAGCCGGCGCGGCATCCGCTGACGCCAGGATTCGGCTCCCGCCCCCGACTCTCAGGAGATCATCGCCATGACAGCGACCACCGCAGTCCCCACCTTGGGTGAAGACGAACGCCTGGCCAAGCAGGCGACCTGGAAGAGAATCATGCGCCGCCCGGAGCTGGGCGCCATGGCCGGCGCGCTACTGGTACTGGCGTTCTTCCTCGTCGCCGCCAGCGGTACCGGCATGTTCTCGCCCGCCGGCATCATGAACTTTCTGGAGGTCTCGGCGCAGCTCGGTATCCTCGCTACCGCTGCGGCCCTGCTGATGATCGGCGGCGAGTTCGATCTGTCGATCGGCTCGATGATCGGACTAGCCGGTATCATCATCGCGGTGCCGGTGATGGAGTACGGCTGGCCACTGTGGTCGGCGCTGCTGCTGGCCTTCGCCTGCGCCATGCTGGTGGGCTGGTGCAACGGCTATCTGGTCAACCGCACCGGCCTGCCCTCCTTCATCGTCACCCTGGCCTTTCTGTTCATTCTGCGCGGGCTCGCCATCGGCGGTTGTCGCCTGCTCACCGGGCGCACGCAGATCGGTGGCCTCCAACCGCACATCGCCCACGACTGGCTCGCCCCGCTGTTCTCAGGCGAGGTGGCGACAGGGCTGTTCGCGTGGATGGCCGCGCACGGCTGGATCGCCACCAATTTCGCCGGCAACCCGGTGGTGACCGGCATCCCGGTCTCGATCGTGTGGTGGCTGGGCCTGACCGCGGTCGCCACCTGGGTACTGCTGTTCACCCCTTACGGCAACTGGATCTTCGCCGCCGGTGGCGATGCCAATGCGGCGCGCAACTCGGGCGTCCCGGTACGCCGGGTGAAGATCTCGCTGTTCATGTTCACCGCGCTATCGGCCACGGTCTTCGCCAGCCTGCAGGTGATGGACACCGGTTCCGCCGACACCATCCGCGGCATGCTCAAGGAGCTGGAGGCGATCATCGCGGTGGTCATCGGCGGCGCGCTGCTCACCGGCGGCTACGGTTCGGCGGTGGGCGCCGCGCTCGGCGCGCTGATCTTCGGCATGGTGCAGATGGGCATCTTCTATACCGGCGTCAACACCGACTGGTTCAAGGTCTTCCTCGGCGCGATGCTGCTGATCGCGGTGCTGTTCAACAACTTCGTGCGCAAGAAGATGATGGAGGCCCGCTGATGAGCCATTCGACCCCAATGATCGAGATGCGTCAGGTCAGCAAGCACTTCGGCAACGTGATCGCCTTGAAGGAAGTCTCGCTGCACGTGCATGCCGGTGAGGTGATGTGCCTGCTGGGCGACAACGGCGCCGGCAAGTCGACCCTGATCAAGACCCTCTCCGGCGTGCACCGCCCGACCAGCGGCGAGATCCGCGTCGCCGGCCAACCGGTTCGCTTCAAGTCCCCCGCCTACGCCCTCGACAGCGGCATCGCCACAGTGTTTCAGGATCTGGCGATGATCCCGCTGATGTCGATCACACGTAACTTTTTCATGGGGCGTGAGCCGACCACGGGTGTGGGGCCGTTCAAACGGGTCGACTGGAAGCGAGCCGACCGTATCGCCATGACCGAGATGGCCAAGATCGGCATCGACGTGCGCGATCCCAGTCAGCCGGTGGGCACGCTCTCAGGCGGCGAGCGTCAGTGCGTGGCGATCGCGCGAGCGGTCTACTTCGGGGCCAAGGTGCTGATCCTCGACGAGCCGACCTCGGCGCTGGGCGTGAAGCAGGCATCGGTGGTGCTGCGCTATATCGCCAAGGCGCGCCAGGACGGCCTGGCGGTGATCTTCATCACCCATAACGTCCACCACGCCTATCCGGTGGCGGATGCCTTCACCCTGCTCAAGCGCGGCAGCAGCCTGGGTTACTTCCGCAAGTCGGAGGTCAGCCGCGAGGAAGTGCTCGACATGATGGCTGGCGGCGCCGAGCTGGAAAGCCTGGATGCGGAACTGGCCGAGTTTCAGCGCAGCGCCGCTTCCTCCGCTGCCTGAACGGCGCCGGCGCCCGTTGCGCTGGCTCATCCCGGAGATACGCACATGACAGCCACCCTCAATGTCGGTCTGATCGGCAGCGGCTACATGGGCAAGGCCCACGCCATCGCCTACCACGCCGCGCCGCGCGTGTTCGCGCTGCCAGCGCGGCCGGTCTGCGCGCTGCTGGCGGAGACCGACGCCACGCTCGCGACACAACAGGCCGCGGCGCTGGGCTTCGCACGTGCCACCGGCGACTGGCAGGCGCTGGTCGCCGATCCGGACATCGACGTGGTCGATATCTGTGCACCCAACGTCCTGCACGAACCCATGGCGCTGGCCGCCATCGCCCACGGCAAGCACGTTTACGTGGAAAAGCCGCTGGCGCTGACCGCGGCTAGCGCCGAACGCCTGTGCGAGGCCGCCGCGCGCGCCGGAGTGAAGACGCTGGTCGGATTCAACTACCTGCGCAATCCGGCCACCCAACTGGCGCGCGAGATCGTCGTCAGTGGCGAGATCGGCGAGCTGGTGCACTTCCGCGGCCGCCACAACGAGGACTATCTGGCCGATCCCGCCACGCCGCATAGCTGGCGTACCCGCCGCGATATGGCGGGCAGTGGCGCGCTCGGCGATCTCGGCTCGCATATTCTCAACCTGGCCGAGTACCTCAGCGGCCAGACGATCACCGCCCTCTGTGCCGACCTGCAGACGTTGATCCGTCAGCGGCCACTGGCACAAGGCAGCGGCCTGGGCACGGTGGAGAACGACGACCAGGCGCAGGCGCTCTTGCGCTTCTCACACGGTTTGATCGGCAATCTGGAGACCTCTCGCATCGCCAGCGGACGCAAGCTGGGTCTCTCCTACACCCTGACCGGCAGCCGCGGTGCCATCGTCTTCGATCAGGAGCGCATGAATGAACTCCAGCTCTATCGCCAGGCGGGGCCCGCCGGCAGACGCGGCTTCACCACCCTGCTGACGGGGCCCGAACATCCCGACTATGCCGCCTTCAGCCCCGCTCCCGGCCATGGTCTGGGCTACAACGACCAGAAGATCATCGAGGTACGCGACCTGGTCGAGGGCCTCTGTGGTCAGCGCCCGCTCTATCCCGACTTCGGCCACGCCTGGCGCATCAACCACTTGATCGACGCCATCGAACGCTCGCACCGGACGCGCGGCTGGGTCGACCTCGACGCTTGATCGCCCAGCCCCATCGCCACCGCGATGCCAACCGACGAACCCCGACGTGGAGACACGCCATGCCTCATGCCTTCAACCCTGCACGCTCGCTCGATCTCATCTGCCTCGGCCGGGTCGCGGTGGACCTCTACTCGGAACAGCTCGGCAGTCGACTCGAGGACGTGTCGCGCTTCGCCCGCTATCTCGGCGGCAGCTCCGGCAACGTCGCCTACGGCAGCGCCCGCCTCGGCCTGCGCTCGGCGATGCTGTCACGCGTCGGCGACGAGCAGATGGGCCGGTTCGTGCGCGAGGAGCTGAGCCGGGCCGGGGTCGACGTCAGCGCCCTGCAGACCGACCCCGAACGGCATACCGGCCTGGTGCTGCTGGCGCTCAAGGATCGCGACAGCTTCCCGCTGCTGTTCTACCGCCGTGACTGCGCCGACATGGCTATCGATGCCGACGCCATCGACCCGGCCTACATCGCCAGCGCCCGGGCGCTGGCGATCACCGGCACCCATCTCTCTACCGCCATCACCCAGCGCGCCTGTCGCAAGGCGCTCGATGCGGCCGCCGACCACGGCGTCAAGCGGGTGCTCGACATCGACTACCGTCCGGTGCTGTGGGGGCTCACCCAACCCGGCGACGGTGAGACACGCTTTGTCGCCGATGCCGAGGTCACCCGCCACCTGCAGCAGTGGCTGGGAGCCTTCGACCTGATCGTCGGCACCGAAGAGGAGTTCCATATCGCCGGCGGCAGTACCGACACCCTCACCGCCCTGCGGGCGGTGCGCGAGCGCAGCGCCGCGACCCTGGTATGCAAGCTCGGCGCCCAGGGCTGCGTAGTGATGGAAGGCGCGATCCCCGAGCGTATCGAGGACGGCATTCTGGTCGCGGGCGTCGAGGTCGAGGTGCTCAACGTCCTGGGGGCGGGAGATGCCTTCATGAGCGGGCTGCTGCGCGGCTGGCTCGACGGCCAGACCTGGGAGACCTGCGCCACCTACGCCAACGCCTGCGGCGCCCTGGTGGTCTCGCGCCACGGCTGCGCCCCGGCGATGCCGACCGCAGAGGAGCTGTTCGACTATCTGGCGCGGCGCGAGAGCCTGCCCCGCCCCGATCTCGATCCTCGGCTCAATCACCTGCATCGTGTCACCACGCGCACGCCGCGCGCCTGGCCACAGGTATGCGGGCTGGCCTTCGACCATCGTCGCCAACTCAGCGAAATGGCGCGCGAGACCCATGCCGATCCCACCCGTCTGCCGCAGCTCAAGCGCCTGCTGGTGGCCGCCGCCGCCAGCGGTGCCGAGCGCGCCGGACTCGAGACGCCGGCGATTCTGGTCGACGACGTATTGGGCCAGGATGCGCTCAACGACGCGAGTGGCCGGCAGTGGTGGATCGGGCGCCCGGTGGAGCTGCCCGGGTCGCGCCCGCTGCGCTTCCAGCACGGCGACGACCTGGGCCGCTGCCTGCGTCACTGGCCACGCGAACATATCATCAAGTGTCTGGTGTTCTACCACCCTGACGATCCCCTCACGCTGCGTCTCGATCAGGAAGCGCGACTGCAGCAGCTCTACCAGGCGGCCTGTGATGTCGACCTCGAACTGCTGATCGAGATCATCCCGCCCGACGATCTTCCCGACGACGACGCTACCCTGGCGCGAAGCCTGACCCGGCTCTATCACCTGGGCATTCGTCCCGACTGGTGGAAACTGCCGCCGATGTCGGAGGCCGCCTGGCAAGCCGTGGGCGCGGTCATCGAGACCCAGGACCCACACTGCCGGGGCGTGGTGCTGCTCGGCCTCGATGCCCCCATGGAGACCATGAAGGCTGGCTTCGCGGTGGCGGCCAGCCACCGCTGGTGCAAGGGCTTCACCGTGGGGCGCACGCTGTTCGCCCGCGCCAGCCGGGCGTGGCTCTCCGGGCATATCGACGATGCCGAGCTGGTCGCCCAGGTGGCGACCAACTATGCCGAACTGATCCAGGCGTGGCGCACGCTGCGCGCCCCGCTCACACCCGCGGAGGCTACCCCATGAGCGATAGCGTGAGATTGACCATGGCCCAGGCCGTGGTGCGCTACCTGAGCGCCCAGCAGGTCGATGTCGATGGCCAAAGACTCCCCCTGTTCGCCGGCTGCTGGGCGATCTTCGGCCACGGCAATGTGGCGGGACTGGGCGAGGCGCTCTATCACGCCCGCGATCGGCTACCGACCTATCGTGCCCATAACGAGCAGGCGATGGCGCATGCCGCCATCGCCTATGCCAAGACGTTGGAGCGCCGCCGGATGATGGTCTGCACCGCCTCCGCCGGCCCCGGCGCGACCAATATGGTCACCGCCTGCGCGCTGGCCCACGTCAATCGCCTGCCGGTACTGTTTCTGCCCGGCGATACCTTCGCCACCCGCCTGCCGGACCCGGTGCTACAGCAGGTGGAGGACTTCCAGGACCTCGGCGTGACCAGCAACGACTGCTTCCGACCGGTCAGCCGCTTCTTCGATCGCATCACCCGCCCCGAGCAGCTGCTCACCGCCCTGCCACAGGCGCTGCGCGTGCTCACCGACCCCGCCGACTGCGGCCCGGTCACGCTGGCCCTGCCCCAGGACGTGCAGACCATGGCCTATGACTTCCCCGCGAGTCTGTTCGCACCGCAGGTGCATCGTCTACGCCGCCAGAGCCCCGACACCGCGGAGCTGGAAGCCGCGCTCGACCTCGTTCGCCAGGCGCGGCGTCCGCTGGTGATCGCTGGCGGCGGCGTGCACTACGCCCAGGCGCGTGAGGCGCTGGCCACGCTGGTCGAGCGTCATTGGCTGCCGGTGGGCGAGACCCAGGCGGGCAAGGGCGCACTGCCCTGGGACCATCCGTGCAATATGGGCAGTATCGGCGTCACCGGCGCCGCAGCAGCCAATGCCTTGGCGGCGGACGCCGATCTGGTGATCGCCGTGGGGACCCGGCTCGGCGACTTCACCTCTGGCTCACGCGCCCTGCTCTCGCCGCAAGTTCGCCTGCTCTCGCTCAATGTGGCCGCCTTCGACGCGATCAAGCACCGCGCCCAGCCGCTGGTCGGCGATGCTCGGCTGAGCCTGCAGGCGCTCGCGGCAGGGCTGGATGAATGGCAGCCCGACGCCGCCTGGGCGACCCGTAGCGCCACACTGCGCGACGAGTGGCAACGGTGCGTCGATCACGCAACCCGCGACCGCGCCGGCCCGATGCCCAGCGACGCCGAGGTGATCGGTGCAGTCAACCGCGCAGCCGGCGAGCGCGATATCGTGGTATGCGCCGCCGGTGGCCTGCCGGGGGAGCTGCATAAACTGTGGCGCACACGTCACCCACGGGGCTACCACCTCGAGTACGGCTACTCCTGCATGGGCTACGAGCTCGCCGGCGGTGTCGGGGTCAAGCTGGCCAGCCCGAGTTCGGAAGTATTCGTGATGGTCGGCGATGGCGCCTATCTGATGCTCAACTCCGAGATCGCGACCTCGGTGGCACTGGGGCTGAAGATCGTCGCGGTGGTGCTCGACAACCGTGGCTTCGGCTGTATCCATCGCCTGCAGCAGGCCTGCGGTGGGCCTGGCTTCAACAACCTGCTCACCGACTGCCGCGATGCCGGTGACGGCGCACCCAAGGTGGACTTCGCCGCGCACGCCGCAGCACTCGGCGCGCGCAGCGAGACGGTGACCGGCATCGCCGAGCTGGAAGCGGCACTGGCGCGTGCCAAGGCATCACCGACCAGCTACGTGATCGCACTGGATACCGACCCGCTGGCGACCACCGAAGCCGGCGGCGCCTGGTGGGACGTCGCCGTCGCCGAGGTCTCAGAACGCGAGGCCGTGGGCGCAGCCCGCCGCCGCTACGAAAACCACAAGACGCGCCAGTGGCAAAACCGCTGACCCACACCGATCTGGCCCGACCCTGCGCCCTATCGCCGGGGCCGGACCACCGCCGAGAGAGGAGAGAGACCATGGCCGTACGCCTGGGCATCAACCCGCTGACCTGGACCAACGACGACTTGCCGAGCCTGGGCGGCGACACCCCGCTCGAGACATGCCTTCGCGAAGGCCGTGAAGCGGGTTTCACCGGCTTCGAGCTGGGCCAGAAATTTCCCCGCGAGGCAACGGCGCTCAATGCCGCGCTCGGTGCCCATGACCTCTCTCTGGTGTCAGGCTGGTACTCCAGCCGTCTGCTCGAACGCGGCCCCGAGGCCGAGATCGAGGCATTGCAGTCGCATCTGGCACTGCTCGAGGCGGGCGGTACCAAGGTGATGGTCTACTGCGAAGTCACGCGCTGCGTGCATGGTGATATCACCCGCCCGCTATCGCAGC
This genomic window contains:
- the iolG gene encoding inositol 2-dehydrogenase is translated as MRLALIGAGRIGRVHATAIAAHPEVTLAAVSDAQASAAQALAERYGCSVLPTDALFEDPAIDAVLIASSTPTHADYLERAARAGKAVLCEKPIALDLPRTRAALEVLARHPVTCALGFNRRHDPQFAALRRQIRAGRIGMLETLSVISRDPSPPPPAYVTASGGLFRDMTIHDFDMARWLLDEPIRDVYAEGGCLIDPALGAAGDIDTAMITLVSASGQLCHISNSRRASYGYDQRIEAFGSLGMLEARNETETRLRFTGAAGQIGELPHAFFLERYALAYRRELDDFVTSWREGRPPLAGAEDGLEALRLAEAALLSLREGRRVALDEIDPSHATSAGESP
- a CDS encoding MurR/RpiR family transcriptional regulator, with protein sequence MPIEDFAALERQITEVYASLSRRLQQTARFLLDNPREVAFATVAKLAEQAGVTPSTLIRFANSFGFTGFSEMQELFRARLVNELPNYAERIRAVRVATGETPDSTQLLWEFAEANRQVLEALPGRIDPADLERALDLLEGAEIVYALGARRSFVVASYITYALHHIDKRAALIDGLGGMHGEQVKSIGARDALLVVSFSPYAEESRRAADDASERGIPLVVITDSSLSPLARVADVALVVQEAEVKSFRGLSASLCLAQTLAIALGMRQVRQRDPADPALPPPDSGRPTAER
- a CDS encoding sugar ABC transporter substrate-binding protein, coding for MRRRNRFDLSPAGGKRLAAVLVTALGLLVSGLTHAEGHRFVMVTHGVPSDPFWTVVKNGADAAARTLGDTLEYRAPSTFDMAKMQQLAEAAIASDPDGLILSFTDESALGKVVQNATDRGIPVITINSGGDAAAKYGALLHVGQSEYAAGKAAAERMRKMGVEKGLCVNHEQGNQGLDQRCDGFIDGFDGNAEQLATSYDPTEIRNAIVAYLNQHRDIKGVLTLGAITAGPLIQAMRDEGATGKLTLATFDLSPAILLALQQGALDFAIDQQQYLQGYLPVVFLDQYVEHGLLPADDVATGPGFVTKENAARVMELSRRGIR
- a CDS encoding ABC transporter permease produces the protein MTATTAVPTLGEDERLAKQATWKRIMRRPELGAMAGALLVLAFFLVAASGTGMFSPAGIMNFLEVSAQLGILATAAALLMIGGEFDLSIGSMIGLAGIIIAVPVMEYGWPLWSALLLAFACAMLVGWCNGYLVNRTGLPSFIVTLAFLFILRGLAIGGCRLLTGRTQIGGLQPHIAHDWLAPLFSGEVATGLFAWMAAHGWIATNFAGNPVVTGIPVSIVWWLGLTAVATWVLLFTPYGNWIFAAGGDANAARNSGVPVRRVKISLFMFTALSATVFASLQVMDTGSADTIRGMLKELEAIIAVVIGGALLTGGYGSAVGAALGALIFGMVQMGIFYTGVNTDWFKVFLGAMLLIAVLFNNFVRKKMMEAR
- a CDS encoding ATP-binding cassette domain-containing protein, producing MSHSTPMIEMRQVSKHFGNVIALKEVSLHVHAGEVMCLLGDNGAGKSTLIKTLSGVHRPTSGEIRVAGQPVRFKSPAYALDSGIATVFQDLAMIPLMSITRNFFMGREPTTGVGPFKRVDWKRADRIAMTEMAKIGIDVRDPSQPVGTLSGGERQCVAIARAVYFGAKVLILDEPTSALGVKQASVVLRYIAKARQDGLAVIFITHNVHHAYPVADAFTLLKRGSSLGYFRKSEVSREEVLDMMAGGAELESLDAELAEFQRSAASSAA
- a CDS encoding Gfo/Idh/MocA family oxidoreductase — translated: MTATLNVGLIGSGYMGKAHAIAYHAAPRVFALPARPVCALLAETDATLATQQAAALGFARATGDWQALVADPDIDVVDICAPNVLHEPMALAAIAHGKHVYVEKPLALTAASAERLCEAAARAGVKTLVGFNYLRNPATQLAREIVVSGEIGELVHFRGRHNEDYLADPATPHSWRTRRDMAGSGALGDLGSHILNLAEYLSGQTITALCADLQTLIRQRPLAQGSGLGTVENDDQAQALLRFSHGLIGNLETSRIASGRKLGLSYTLTGSRGAIVFDQERMNELQLYRQAGPAGRRGFTTLLTGPEHPDYAAFSPAPGHGLGYNDQKIIEVRDLVEGLCGQRPLYPDFGHAWRINHLIDAIERSHRTRGWVDLDA
- the iolC gene encoding 5-dehydro-2-deoxygluconokinase is translated as MPHAFNPARSLDLICLGRVAVDLYSEQLGSRLEDVSRFARYLGGSSGNVAYGSARLGLRSAMLSRVGDEQMGRFVREELSRAGVDVSALQTDPERHTGLVLLALKDRDSFPLLFYRRDCADMAIDADAIDPAYIASARALAITGTHLSTAITQRACRKALDAAADHGVKRVLDIDYRPVLWGLTQPGDGETRFVADAEVTRHLQQWLGAFDLIVGTEEEFHIAGGSTDTLTALRAVRERSAATLVCKLGAQGCVVMEGAIPERIEDGILVAGVEVEVLNVLGAGDAFMSGLLRGWLDGQTWETCATYANACGALVVSRHGCAPAMPTAEELFDYLARRESLPRPDLDPRLNHLHRVTTRTPRAWPQVCGLAFDHRRQLSEMARETHADPTRLPQLKRLLVAAAASGAERAGLETPAILVDDVLGQDALNDASGRQWWIGRPVELPGSRPLRFQHGDDLGRCLRHWPREHIIKCLVFYHPDDPLTLRLDQEARLQQLYQAACDVDLELLIEIIPPDDLPDDDATLARSLTRLYHLGIRPDWWKLPPMSEAAWQAVGAVIETQDPHCRGVVLLGLDAPMETMKAGFAVAASHRWCKGFTVGRTLFARASRAWLSGHIDDAELVAQVATNYAELIQAWRTLRAPLTPAEATP
- the iolD gene encoding 3D-(3,5/4)-trihydroxycyclohexane-1,2-dione acylhydrolase (decyclizing); protein product: MSDSVRLTMAQAVVRYLSAQQVDVDGQRLPLFAGCWAIFGHGNVAGLGEALYHARDRLPTYRAHNEQAMAHAAIAYAKTLERRRMMVCTASAGPGATNMVTACALAHVNRLPVLFLPGDTFATRLPDPVLQQVEDFQDLGVTSNDCFRPVSRFFDRITRPEQLLTALPQALRVLTDPADCGPVTLALPQDVQTMAYDFPASLFAPQVHRLRRQSPDTAELEAALDLVRQARRPLVIAGGGVHYAQAREALATLVERHWLPVGETQAGKGALPWDHPCNMGSIGVTGAAAANALAADADLVIAVGTRLGDFTSGSRALLSPQVRLLSLNVAAFDAIKHRAQPLVGDARLSLQALAAGLDEWQPDAAWATRSATLRDEWQRCVDHATRDRAGPMPSDAEVIGAVNRAAGERDIVVCAAGGLPGELHKLWRTRHPRGYHLEYGYSCMGYELAGGVGVKLASPSSEVFVMVGDGAYLMLNSEIATSVALGLKIVAVVLDNRGFGCIHRLQQACGGPGFNNLLTDCRDAGDGAPKVDFAAHAAALGARSETVTGIAELEAALARAKASPTSYVIALDTDPLATTEAGGAWWDVAVAEVSEREAVGAARRRYENHKTRQWQNR